Within the Prosthecochloris marina genome, the region GATTGTGTTCCCGGTCAGAGTCATGAAACATCTCGGTGTTAAAACGCTCGGTATCACCAATGCCTGTGGCGGTCTCAACCCTGCGTTCAACAAAGGCGACATCATGCTCATCGATGATCACATCAATCTGTTGGGGACAAATCCTCTGATCGGGCCGAACGATCAGGAAATCGGACCGAGGTTCCCCGATATGTGCGCTCCATACTCTCCGAAAATTCTCGATATAGCCGAACAGGTCGCTCTTGAAAACAAGATCAAGGTTCAGCGAGGAGTTTATGTCGCTCTTTCAGGTCCTTGCCTCGAAACTCGTGCAGAATACCGTATGCTCAGAACCATAGGTGCGGATGTCGTTGGCATGTCGACCGTTCCGGAAGTCATTGCCGCCGTTCACCAGGGAACCGAGGTATTCGGTATGTCGATCATTACCGATGAATGTTTTCCCGACAGCCTCCAACCTGTAAGCATCGAGGAAATCATTGAAGTGTCAAATGAAGCTGAACCGAAAATGACAACCATTTTCAAAAACGTTGTCGAAAGACTTTAACCAATAAATACGCAACAACAATGATCGACGCAGTTTCTTTCGAAAACGATACTCTCGGCTACCTTGACCAGCGATTTCTGCCACTGAAAGAAGAGTATATCAAAACCAAAAGCCATCTCGAAGCTATTGAAGCAATAAAAACTCTGGCGGTGAGAGGCGCACCTCTCATCGGCATAGTTGCAGGCTATACCGTGATACTGGGCTTGAACAGTTACCAGGGAACGAAGGATGAGTTTCCGCTTTATTTCGAAAAACTCATTCAAGATGTCGAGGCATCGAGGCCAACCGCTGTAAACCTTTTTTTCGCAACAGCATGTATGAAAGCAGTTTACGACACCAGCTTCACTTCGGACTCTCTTGAAGAACTTTTTGCAAAGATGCTTGTTGCTGCAAGAAAAATTCATACCGACGAGATTGCCAATTGCGATGCCATGGCCCGACACGGTGTGGAACTCATTCGGCATGACCTTGCAGAAACGCTCAAGACCAGAAAACTCAACGTCCTCACACATTGCAACACAGGCACACTCGCCACAGGAGGATCCGGAACAGCTCTGGGAGTCATCAAGCAGGCCTGGCAGGAAGGTCTGATTGAAAAAGTAATCACTGCTGAAAGTCGGCCTTTGCTTCAGGGACTTCGCCTGACCGCATGGGAGCTTGAAACGGAAAACATACCGTTCCTGTCGATCTCTGATTCATCCTCAGCGTTCCTCATGCAGAAAGGTATGATTGATTTCGGCATCGTAGGAGCTGACCGAATTGCGGCAAATGGTGATACGGCCAATAAAATCGGGACATTCGCCCATGCAGTCAGCGCAGCCGCTCATAACATACCATATTACATTGCTGCGCCAGTATCGACTATCGATATAACCATTGAAGACGGTTCCCACATTCCAATCGAGGAGCGCAGTGCCGATGAACTCAGAACAATTTTCGGAACCCAGGTTGCAACACCTTCCACTCCTGTCCTGAACTACGCATTCGATGTAACTCCCAACCAATACATCAGGGGCATCGTTACCGACAAAAAAGCCGTAGTCGGCAATTACGCCGAGGACCTGAAAAAGCTCATAACCTGACCCATCCTGTAAACAAACTGACAAAGGAGGCTGTCTCAAAAGGACAGCCTCTCGTTTTTCGAGCAGACAATCGTTAATAACTCCGCTACCCCTCGTGGTTGTCATCTTCGGGCTTGACCCGTGAAATAATAACCAACTATTTTACAGGTCTTTGACCAGGGATCTATCTTTTGACGAGAGTCTCTATGGGTACCGCATCACGTGGGGTATGAATCTGAGAGAACACGGCAGACTTGACGCTTCTTTTGAGTCTATGGTTCTGATTTGCTTTCGTGCTCTTTTATTCTCTCAGCCGTTCTTCTGTTCTATTTTTTTACCTGGTCTCTTCCTTTGGTATCTGCCTCTTTGTTATTCCGAAATTGTTCGTTATACTTTTTATTACAGCTGAAAACCTTCTGTACTGAGGAAATCAAGCGTTATGTTGTATCCCGCAGCCCCCTACACATTTAATTCTTGCCATAATGATCATTAGACGTTCGGAAAGAGCCTTCCCCGTAGAAGGGTTGTCGCAGACAGAAGCAGGCTTTCCACCCAGAACATTCAATTAAGAGATGAAACACTGGTTAAAGAAAGACAGAACCGGAGAACAAGAATCTCATCACAGCGAGTCATCCGGTCATTCATTGCAAGTTTTCAATTACAATGATTTTCTCGATCGCGTCATGGGAGACAAAGAACTCGCCATGAGTATCCTGGAAGAATTCACCGAACTGATCGGACAACACGCTGAAAAACTCCGGCAAGCCGTCGAATCAGGGGACCATGAAACTGTCAGGCAGATTGGACACATGATCAAAGGTGAATCGGGCAACATCAGCGCACCTGCACTGTATGAAAGCGCTTATGCAATGGAAAAATCCGGAAAAACACAAGACCGGGCCGAGCAACAGGCGCTTCTTCCGACACTTCTTGAAAATATAGAAACCCTTAAAAAAGTGATCAGAGAAACAGTGCAAAAAAGATCCCGTTAATTTCATATTTTTCTTATGCATTAAAACATTGCCCACTTCCTGTAACTTTTCATAAAGAAGCACTCTCATGGAGGCACTGTTTCTGGCCCGGCTGCAGTTTGCTCTGACTTCGGTATTTCATTTCTTTTTTGTCCCGCTGACCCTTGGCCTTTCAATCTTCGTTGCCATTATGGAAACTGCCTATGTAAAAACCGGCAACGATATGTACAAACGATTGACTAAATTCTGGGGCAATATTTTTCTGATAAATTTCGCCGTCGGTGTTGTTACCGGAATTGTGTTGGAGTTTCAGTTCGGCCTCAACTGGTCGGAATATTCCCGCTTCGTAGGAGACATTTTCGGAGTCCCTCTGGCCATAGAAGCTTTACTGGCCTTTTTCCTCGAATCCACCTTTCTCGGCATATGGGTGTTCGGATGGGACAGACTCTCCAAAAAACTTCATGCCGCAACTATCTGGATCGTAGCGATTGCATCGAATCTATCCGCTCTATGGATTCTCGTCGCAAACTCGTTCATGCAGTCTCCTGTCGGATATCGCTTGTCTGAAGATGGTTCAAGAGCTGAAATGACCGATTTCTGGGCTCTGCTTTTCAACCCGCATGTCTGGGCCCAGTTCCCACATGTCATTGCCGGAGGAATTACAACGGGGGCATTTCTTGTTATCGCCATAAGCACCTATCACCTCACAAGAAAAAAAGAAAACAACGAACCTTTTAAACAATCACTCAGATACGGAGCGGTTTATGCTTTTGCCGGCACCATACTTGTCACTTTAGCCGGACACACTCAAATGCAAGATCTGCTCAGAACGCAACCGATGAAGGTTGCTGCAGCCGAAGCTCTCTGGGAAACTGAAAATCCCGCCAGCTTTTCGCTTTTTACAATCGGAAACGAAGAGGAACTCAGGGATGTATTTTCCATAAGAATCCCAGGCCTGCTCTCATTCCTGGCCTTCAACTCATTTGAAGGTGAAGTCAAAGGGATCAAAGAGTTGCAGGCTGAATACGAAAAAACCTACGGACCGGGCAACTACGTCCCCCCCATAGCCATCTCCTACTGGAGTTTCCGCCTGATGGTGGGTGCAGGAACGCTTATGCTCGTCATTGCATCTCTGTCACTGTTTTACGTAATCAGAAACCGTTACATGTTTCCTTCATGGGCAGAAAAGCTTATGCTCTGGTCATTCCTGCTTCCCTACCTGGCAAACACTACCGGGTGGATTCTAGCTGAAATAGGACGTCAGCCATGGATTGTTTTCGGATTGCTGAGAACCGAAGAAGCTGTCACTCCGGCCTCGGTTGTCAGCAGTAGCGAAGTCATGTTCTCCATGATTGTTTTTGTGTTGATCTACAGTGCCCTGACCCTTGCTAACATTTTTTTGATTAAAAAATCTGCTATAGCCGGGCTTCAGTCTCAGGAACCAACCGAAGGGAGAATATAATGGACCTTGAAACCTTGCAAACGATCTGGTTTGTTCTTGTCGCAGTACTTTTTACCGGCTTCTTTTTTCTGGAAGGATTCGACTATGGAGTAGGCATCGTGCTCCCTTTTCTCAGCAAAGAAGATCGCGACCGTCGAACGGTCATCAATACCATAGGTCCGTTCTGGGATGGAAACGAAGTCTGGTTGATTACTGCAGGTGGAGCCATGTTTGCCGCATTTCCACATTGGTACGCAACCCTTTTCAGTGGCTTCTACCTTGCATTGATACTGATGCTTGTTGCGCTCATTATCAGGGGGGTAGCCTTCGAATTCCGCAGCAAAAGCGATAATCCCGCCTGGCGGAACATGTGGGACTGGGGGATCTTTTTCGGTAGCGCAGTGCCTGCCCTGTTATGGGGTATCGCTTTTGCCAATATCATAAGAGGAGTTCCGATCGACCAGAGTATGAATTATGTCGGAGGATTTCTTGATCTTCTCAACCCTTACGCTATTCTATGCGGCATAGCTTCCTTCTGCATTTTCACCCTTCATGGATCGGTGTTTCTCACCTTGAAAACCAAAGGTGAATTACATGAGAAATCAATGAGTTTTGCAAAAAAAAGCTGGGCTCCCGCCACCTTGCTTTCGTTTGCTTTTACCGTCTATACCTTTATAGAAACCGATCTGTTTGCAAGACTCGGTATCAACCCCGGTATTGTGCCGGTTTTCAGCGTCGTTGCGCTAGCCTCGGTCTTTTTTCTTCTGAAAAATAATGCAAGCGGCTGGGCATTTGCCATGACCGGTATTGCAATAGCATTTTCAACCATCACCATTTTTCTCGGCCTGTTCCCTAGAGTTATGGTATCGAGCCTTAACCCGGAATGGACCCTGACCATCTATAACACTTCGTCATCTGCATATACGTTGAGCATTATGAGCATCGTCGCCCTGGTATTCGTGCCAATCGTGCTGATCTATCAAGCATGGACATACTGGATTTTTCGTAAAAGGCTCGGGCCCGATTCGGAACTCGAATACTAAAAAAATGTCGGAGGCAAAATCAAAATGTGGGGTTGATTTTCATCCCGAAACCTTCAGCGCTCTTTGGCCCTTCTTTCCGGCTTCAATTGTACACGCCAAATTAATTGCTTACCATTAGTCGAAGCAAAATGAGACATCATTATGAATCTTGACAGGCGGCTTCTCCTGCTGGTTAAGCAATATCCATTCCCATTTATCGCATCGGTAGTATTCGGTGTTCTTGGAGGAGCTTTCCTGATCGGTCAGGCAGCCATTTTGAGCAGTGTTATCAGTGCCGTTTTTTTGGAAAATGCCGAGCTTACTAACATTCTTAGCTTACTCGGACTTTTCGGGATTATCAGCGTTTGTCGTGCCGTTTTCAGCTGGGCCAGTCAGAGTGAAGCAAACCGGGGAACCCTGAAAATAAAGAAACTGCTTCATAAACGGTTGCTTCTCAAAATTTCCGATCTTGGACCTCCTTACACGGGATCGACCGGGAGTGGACAGCTCAGTGCGAAACTGCTCAGAGGCGTTGAGGCTCTTGATCCGTACTTCAGCCAGTACATTCCTCAGATAGCTCTATCCCTTCTCATACCGCTTTTCATTATTTTCGCGGTATTTCCTGCAGATATGCTGACCGCTCTCATCTTGCTTGTGACAGCACCTCTCATTCCGGTTTTTATGGTACTCATTGGAAAAGCCGCACAGAAAGCAACTGAAAAACAGTGGCAGGCTCTTTCAAGAATGAGCGGCAATTTCCTGGATGTACTCCAGGGGCTGACAACTCTGAAGCTGTTTGGAAGAAGCAAAGAAAGAGTCCGCTCCATATCAGAAATAAGCGAATCTTTCCGTCATTCCACTATGAAGGTCCTGAAAGTCGCGTTTCTCTCCTCTTTAGCCCTCGAACTTGTAAGCACCATCAGTACGGCAATCATTGCTGTAGAAATCGGTTTGCGGCTCCTCACAGGATCGATAGCGTTCAAGCCCGCTTTTTTTATTCTTCTACTGACTCCTGATTTCTATCTCCCCCTTCGCCAGCTCGGCACAAAATTTCATGCAGGAATGGAGGGGGCAAGTGCTGCAAAAGATATTTTCAACGTGCTCGAAAAAAAAGGTTTTCAGAAAACATCAGCAGCCACTCCCTCGTCTTTACCAGACATATCGAAGGAGCCGATTATTTTCGAAAAAGTCTTTTTTTCCTATACCGGAGACAGTTCGTACACATTGAAAAATGTCAGCTGCAGGATAGCTCCTGACGGCGTCACGGCAGTGACCGGCCCTAGTGGAGCAGGTAAAACCACATTCATCAATATGCTCCTGCGCTTCATCGATCCCCAAAAGGGAAGAATCACACTCGGAACGGCCGATCTGCAAAAGATCGGTCGTGATGAGTGGCAAAAAATGATATCGTGGGTACCACAGCACCCGTATATTTTCAATACAAGTCTGCGTGAAAACCTGCTTCTTGCAAACAAAGATGCTTCTGAACAAGAGCTGATGCAAGCAATTGAGTACAGTTGCCTCGGCTCTTTTATCAGCTCTCTTCCCAAAGGACTCGATACGCCTGTAGGTGAACAGGGAGCCGGAATAAGCGGAGGAGAAGCCCAACGCCTCTCATTTGCGCGTGCATTCCTGAAAAATGCACCGATCCTCATTCTTGACGAACCTACATCACACACCGACCCGGGCCTTGAAAAGCAGCTTCTTGCATCGATGAACCAGCTTGTCGAAGGCAAAACAACCATACTGATCGCTCACCGCCTGAGCACGGTTGAAAACGCCGACCAAATCCTTGTGTTCGACAAAGGATCTATCATACAATCCGGAACACATTCCTCCCTTTTGCAAGAAGAAGGATTTTACAAAAGCGCCTTACAGGTTTTCGAGGAGGATTCAACATCATGAAAGAACTGTTGAGGCTTCTCGGTATCATTCGGACATATCACTGGTGGATGATTCTTGCCGCCACTCTGGGTTTCGCCACAATCGGAAGCGGTATAGGCTTGCTCATGTCTTCAGCGTATATAATCGCCAAAGCTGCATTGCAACTGCCATTTCACGAACTCCAGCTCGGTATTGCCGGAGTCAGACTCTTCGGTCTGGCACGAGGCGTTCTCCGTTATATAGAAAGACTTGTTTCTCACAGCACAACCTTCAAAATCCTCTCGGGATTACGGGTCTGGTTTTATGAATCTCTCGAACCTCTCGCCCCAGCAAGGCTTCTTCAATACAAAAGCGGGGATCTTCTGCAAAGAATAACAAAAGACATTGATTCACTCGAAAACCTCTATTCACGTGTCATTGCCCCCCCGTTGACAGCAATCATGATCTCGGCCCTGCTCTGGTTTCTTTTGGGGAGCTTTTCTCCGATGTTTTCCATTACACTACTTTGTTTTCATGCGTTTGCAGCAGTAGGTATTCCGCTTTTTACCGGTCACATCAACCGGGGAACGGCAACAAAGATGGCCGGAATCCAGGCCGAACTGCAGAGTATGACTATCGACTTTGTGCAGGGCCTTGGTGACCTGATGCTTTTCAACCGGCTTGACGATCACACGGAAAAACTGTATCGACTGAAAACGGATGAGCTGAAGCTGCAAAGAAAGCAGGCACTCATTCAACGATTGCATGAACCGCTGATCGGGCTCCTGATGAACAGTGCCGTTCTTGCCCTTTTATGGACTCTGACGCCACAGGTATCCAACGGCACCATCGATGGAATTTATACCGCTGTCATCATTATCGCTGTCATGGCGTCTTTCGAGGCGTTTCTCCCCCTGCCGGACGCCACCCACCATCTTGAAACCAGCGCAACAGCCGGAAAAAGGCTTTTCGAAATTATAGACACGAAACCTGCTGTCCCATCCCCTCATCATCCGGAGCGGTTTCCGGACGTTCATTCCATCAAGTTCGAAAATATATCTTTCACCTATCCACAAACATTCACACCAACACTCTCATCCCTGTCTTTGCAGATCGAAGAAGGGGAAAAGGTTGCTATTATCGGACCAAGTGGAGCGGGCAAATCGACCATAACCAGCTTGTTGTTGAGGTTCTGGGAGCCGTCACAGGGAGACATCTGTATAGGCGATAGAAGCATCAGGAACCTCGATCCGGAAACGATCCGCAAAAACATCGGTATCGTCAGCCAGAAAACCTATCTTTTCAGCACCTCTATCAGGGAAAACCTGCTTCTGGCAAAACCGGATGCAGATGACAAAGAACTGAAAAATTCACTGACATTCGCCGGACTCTCATCGTTTACAACCAAGCTTGATCAATGGGTAGGGCAACACGGCATGAAACTGAGCGGTGGAGAAAGACAAAGAATGGCAATTGCAAGAATGCTTTTGCAGGATGCACCGATTATCGTGCTTGATGAAGCAACGGCAAATCTCGATACAGTCACTGAAAAAAGTGTGATACAGAGCATTCTGGGACTATGCAACAAACAACCCGCAAAGACCTTGCTCGTTATCACTCATCGCCTGCGCGACATGGCACAGTTCGACAAGATAGTTGTTCTTGAAAAAGGCTGTATCGTCGAGCAGGGAGCTCATCATGAGCTTTTGAAAAAAAACGGTCTCTACGCTTCAATGTGGTCACTGCAGCACCGGCAGACCCCTCCTGAACTCCTGACCGACTCATAGAGGCTCCTCTCTGTATCCTGCGCTTCAATTACTTCGTTGGTCCCGACAAGCCGGGATCGAAATCCTCATGCACCCTGTTTAAACACCGGTCTCTGTGCTCCGTTCGCCTTGCACTTCAACCCGAACCCTGCCGCTCGACATGAGAAGAACACACCTCCACTCGAACGTGCGAACGCTTAGCTCCCCGCTTGCAATGAGTTATGCTTATCCTTATACTACTCTCAAAAAACGGAGGTATCGTGTCTTGTCATAACGTCATGTCCCGTACGAGAGAAAACTTCTGACAATTCGGCACATCGTTGAAGAAAACCCTTGCAGTTACCCTACCGTATTGGTAGAATACCCGACTTTTTGCTTAATTTGTTCATGTCAAAAACCGTCTCGGCAATCACAGGTCTTGTTACCCTGATCCTCGTTTGTACTGCAAGCTATATCTGGCTTGACCGTCCTGTTACCGATTTTTTTCTTGACCTCCAGGAAAGCATGCTGTACCGGATCTTCAAGCAGATCACAAGGCTTGGTGAATCTCAATGGTACCTTGCCGGGGGGTTACTCTTATGGCTGTTCTACAGAAAAAAAGATCCGCTCAATGCGGGTGGCGGCCTGCTGCTCCTGAGTTCCGTCGCATTGTCGGGAATCGTTGCCTATACCCTTAAAAGCCTTCTTGGCAGAGCACGGCCAAGGCTTTATGATCACCATCAAATCTATGGATTTGATTTTTTTCACCTCGAGTATGCCTGGCAATCATTTCCTTCCGGCCATTCAGCCACAGCGATAGGAGCAGCCTCTGCGATGGCTCTGATTTTCCCACGCTACAAAATATTTTTCTATATCGTAGGGGTTAGCGTTGCTGCGAGCAGAATCATTCTTGCCCAACACTGGCTCAGTGATGTCATAGCCGGCTCAATCCTCGGTTTAGCCACAACCATCCTGCTTTACAACAAATATTTCCGGAAAACCATGTATGACAAGCCATTCTGAACATTCTACCTGCCTGGACAT harbors:
- a CDS encoding phosphatase PAP2 family protein; this translates as MSKTVSAITGLVTLILVCTASYIWLDRPVTDFFLDLQESMLYRIFKQITRLGESQWYLAGGLLLWLFYRKKDPLNAGGGLLLLSSVALSGIVAYTLKSLLGRARPRLYDHHQIYGFDFFHLEYAWQSFPSGHSATAIGAASAMALIFPRYKIFFYIVGVSVAASRIILAQHWLSDVIAGSILGLATTILLYNKYFRKTMYDKPF
- a CDS encoding cytochrome ubiquinol oxidase subunit I, which encodes MEALFLARLQFALTSVFHFFFVPLTLGLSIFVAIMETAYVKTGNDMYKRLTKFWGNIFLINFAVGVVTGIVLEFQFGLNWSEYSRFVGDIFGVPLAIEALLAFFLESTFLGIWVFGWDRLSKKLHAATIWIVAIASNLSALWILVANSFMQSPVGYRLSEDGSRAEMTDFWALLFNPHVWAQFPHVIAGGITTGAFLVIAISTYHLTRKKENNEPFKQSLRYGAVYAFAGTILVTLAGHTQMQDLLRTQPMKVAAAEALWETENPASFSLFTIGNEEELRDVFSIRIPGLLSFLAFNSFEGEVKGIKELQAEYEKTYGPGNYVPPIAISYWSFRLMVGAGTLMLVIASLSLFYVIRNRYMFPSWAEKLMLWSFLLPYLANTTGWILAEIGRQPWIVFGLLRTEEAVTPASVVSSSEVMFSMIVFVLIYSALTLANIFLIKKSAIAGLQSQEPTEGRI
- a CDS encoding Hpt domain-containing protein yields the protein MKHWLKKDRTGEQESHHSESSGHSLQVFNYNDFLDRVMGDKELAMSILEEFTELIGQHAEKLRQAVESGDHETVRQIGHMIKGESGNISAPALYESAYAMEKSGKTQDRAEQQALLPTLLENIETLKKVIRETVQKRSR
- the cydC gene encoding thiol reductant ABC exporter subunit CydC yields the protein MKELLRLLGIIRTYHWWMILAATLGFATIGSGIGLLMSSAYIIAKAALQLPFHELQLGIAGVRLFGLARGVLRYIERLVSHSTTFKILSGLRVWFYESLEPLAPARLLQYKSGDLLQRITKDIDSLENLYSRVIAPPLTAIMISALLWFLLGSFSPMFSITLLCFHAFAAVGIPLFTGHINRGTATKMAGIQAELQSMTIDFVQGLGDLMLFNRLDDHTEKLYRLKTDELKLQRKQALIQRLHEPLIGLLMNSAVLALLWTLTPQVSNGTIDGIYTAVIIIAVMASFEAFLPLPDATHHLETSATAGKRLFEIIDTKPAVPSPHHPERFPDVHSIKFENISFTYPQTFTPTLSSLSLQIEEGEKVAIIGPSGAGKSTITSLLLRFWEPSQGDICIGDRSIRNLDPETIRKNIGIVSQKTYLFSTSIRENLLLAKPDADDKELKNSLTFAGLSSFTTKLDQWVGQHGMKLSGGERQRMAIARMLLQDAPIIVLDEATANLDTVTEKSVIQSILGLCNKQPAKTLLVITHRLRDMAQFDKIVVLEKGCIVEQGAHHELLKKNGLYASMWSLQHRQTPPELLTDS
- the cydD gene encoding thiol reductant ABC exporter subunit CydD — its product is MNLDRRLLLLVKQYPFPFIASVVFGVLGGAFLIGQAAILSSVISAVFLENAELTNILSLLGLFGIISVCRAVFSWASQSEANRGTLKIKKLLHKRLLLKISDLGPPYTGSTGSGQLSAKLLRGVEALDPYFSQYIPQIALSLLIPLFIIFAVFPADMLTALILLVTAPLIPVFMVLIGKAAQKATEKQWQALSRMSGNFLDVLQGLTTLKLFGRSKERVRSISEISESFRHSTMKVLKVAFLSSLALELVSTISTAIIAVEIGLRLLTGSIAFKPAFFILLLTPDFYLPLRQLGTKFHAGMEGASAAKDIFNVLEKKGFQKTSAATPSSLPDISKEPIIFEKVFFSYTGDSSYTLKNVSCRIAPDGVTAVTGPSGAGKTTFINMLLRFIDPQKGRITLGTADLQKIGRDEWQKMISWVPQHPYIFNTSLRENLLLANKDASEQELMQAIEYSCLGSFISSLPKGLDTPVGEQGAGISGGEAQRLSFARAFLKNAPILILDEPTSHTDPGLEKQLLASMNQLVEGKTTILIAHRLSTVENADQILVFDKGSIIQSGTHSSLLQEEGFYKSALQVFEEDSTS
- the cydB gene encoding cytochrome d ubiquinol oxidase subunit II, yielding MDLETLQTIWFVLVAVLFTGFFFLEGFDYGVGIVLPFLSKEDRDRRTVINTIGPFWDGNEVWLITAGGAMFAAFPHWYATLFSGFYLALILMLVALIIRGVAFEFRSKSDNPAWRNMWDWGIFFGSAVPALLWGIAFANIIRGVPIDQSMNYVGGFLDLLNPYAILCGIASFCIFTLHGSVFLTLKTKGELHEKSMSFAKKSWAPATLLSFAFTVYTFIETDLFARLGINPGIVPVFSVVALASVFFLLKNNASGWAFAMTGIAIAFSTITIFLGLFPRVMVSSLNPEWTLTIYNTSSSAYTLSIMSIVALVFVPIVLIYQAWTYWIFRKRLGPDSELEY
- the mtnA gene encoding S-methyl-5-thioribose-1-phosphate isomerase, whose product is MIDAVSFENDTLGYLDQRFLPLKEEYIKTKSHLEAIEAIKTLAVRGAPLIGIVAGYTVILGLNSYQGTKDEFPLYFEKLIQDVEASRPTAVNLFFATACMKAVYDTSFTSDSLEELFAKMLVAARKIHTDEIANCDAMARHGVELIRHDLAETLKTRKLNVLTHCNTGTLATGGSGTALGVIKQAWQEGLIEKVITAESRPLLQGLRLTAWELETENIPFLSISDSSSAFLMQKGMIDFGIVGADRIAANGDTANKIGTFAHAVSAAAHNIPYYIAAPVSTIDITIEDGSHIPIEERSADELRTIFGTQVATPSTPVLNYAFDVTPNQYIRGIVTDKKAVVGNYAEDLKKLIT
- a CDS encoding purine-nucleoside phosphorylase, whose amino-acid sequence is MIEQRAKIQEAVSFIRSKTSDEYPVGIVLGTGLGALAKEIDVELSLDYGDIPYFPISTVETHHGKLIFGTLAGKKVVAMQGRFHFYEGYSMHQIVFPVRVMKHLGVKTLGITNACGGLNPAFNKGDIMLIDDHINLLGTNPLIGPNDQEIGPRFPDMCAPYSPKILDIAEQVALENKIKVQRGVYVALSGPCLETRAEYRMLRTIGADVVGMSTVPEVIAAVHQGTEVFGMSIITDECFPDSLQPVSIEEIIEVSNEAEPKMTTIFKNVVERL